The stretch of DNA AAGTCAATGGATCTTCCGCCACCAGAACCGGAAGACCGGTTTCTTCCATAAGCAGCGTATCCATATTTTTTAAAAGCGCACCACCACCTGTTAATACCATGCCCCGCTCGGCTATATCCGCTGCCAATTCGGGAGGTGCAAGCTCAAGAGCCGCACGGACTGCACCCACAATGCCCGAAAGAGGCTCTTGTAAAGCTTCTAAAATTTCGGCACTGGTTAGTGTAAAACTTCTTGGCACTCCCTCAGCCAGATTTCTTCCACGCACTTCAATCTCAAACAGATCACGGCTGGGGAAGGCTGAGCCAATTTCATGCTTGATACGCTCAGCGGTGGTTTCACCAATCAGTGTTCCATAATTTCTGCGCACATAGGAAACGATGGCATCATCAAATTTGTCACCACCAATACGAACCGACTGATGATACACAATTCCACTGAGAGAAATAATAGCGACTTCGGTAGTACCCCCGCCAATATCCACTACCATTGAACCACTGGCTTCTTCAACTGGCATACCTGAACCTAATGCCGCAGCCATGGGCTCTTCGATCAGAAATACTTCGCGGGCACCAGCGCCCATCGCGGACTCACGAATCGCTCTGCGCTCTACCTGTGTTGATCCGCAAGGCACGCATACCAGAACACGCGGGCTTGGACGTAAAAATCGGTTTTCATGAACTTTGTGTATGAAATGCTGCAACATTTTTTCAGTAACAAAAAAATCGGCAATAACACCGTCTTTCATGGGCCTGATCGCGTTTATATTTCCGGGAGTACGTCCCAGCATTCTCTTGGCTTCGAGCCCTACAGCGGCAACCCGCTTCTGCCCGGATTCATTTCTGAGAGCCACAACAGAGGGTTCATTTAAGACGATCCCCTTGTCCCTCACATAAATCAATGTGTTGGCGGTTCCCAAGTCAATCGACAGATCATTGGAAAATACGCCCCTGAGTTTCCTGAACATGTGCAACATTACCTCGTTCTTTTTTTGGCCTGTACTTTACCTTATATTTGGATAAAAATCGACAGATCTTTGTGAGATCTTTGCATTAGGCCTTTTATTATGCCATTGCCAGTTTAGCTGTATTCGCAATTAATGAGCAATTCCTAAAATATTAAAGACGGAGGGTGGTTCGTGTAGTATTCTTGGCGCCTGACTTCAGATCACACGCAAAGTAATCAGAGTAAATTGGCTTTTGATATCAGAAACAAGGAGTTTTTAACGATGAAGCAATATGTAACTGGAATGTTATTACTGTCTGTCCTAACGACGGCTAGCGCGGGAGATATGGGGCCTCAGCAAAGCAGCAGCCCTTGCTGCCGATGGACAATTGGCGGTGAGCTGTCTTATTTGAGACCCGATGGTGCGATGATTGATTATGCGACTGAAATGGTTTTTGTAACACCCACAGTTGTTGCTGCGCATGGAAGTTATGTAAACCCGTCTTATGAGCCTTCCTGGTCAGCATTTGTCAAGTATAACTGGACGCCTCAAGCTGATATTCAGTTCAGGACGACTCATTTTGATCATGAGTTTGGCTCCTCAGTGACGATTCCTGATTCATTATTAGTCGTCAACTCGACACTTGTTTCCGATTTTTTTGGTGGGGCTGCAGGAAAAGTGCTCTTTGATCTGGACAATTATGAATTATCTATCGGTGCTAACATCAATGCCTCCCAATCGGGTTGGCGATTAAGACCTTACACCGGACTTCATTATGTTGAGGAGAATGATCGATTAATCCAACGGTTTTATCGCAGCGACGCTGCTTTTGTCCATTATCTCACGAGTCGTTTCCGAGGAATTGGCCCCATAATAGGCCTTGAAAGCCATTATCCACTATTCGATAGATTGACGCTAAAAAATGACTTCACCTTAGGGTTCCTCATTGGAGATGCGGATATGCGGACAATGGGAGATATTAATGATGCTCCCATCCAGCCTATTACCTATATTGACTTTAAAAACTTCGATCGAGAACGGCTCGTACCTTATGGCTTCCTCGACATTGGACTGCAGTACGACCTGCCCTTGGGTGCTTATGAAGCGGGTATCAATGGGGGATTTAAAGTCATTTATTATGATGATATTCATGGCAGACGCGCCGGAACAGGACCCAATGATCCATTACGGCTGAACTATGTTACCTATTATGGGCCCTATATTGGTGTTCAAATCAGGGCTTAATGGATTTTTGTCATTGTAAATCGCAGTTTTTTTTTTGGAACTGCGATTTACATAAGAGTGGCGTAATCATTATCGCAGGATTGCAAAACGTTATTATCTACATGAGCTAAAGCTTTGCGCTGCTATGTCAACGGATAACAGTGATAACAAATTACTTTTTTCGATTAAATCCCTGATATACGCGTGTGACAAATTTTCCCAATCTCGATTGCTGTGCCTTGAATACAGCATCGATTGGCGTATTAAATACATGATTTGTATAATTGGACAGGGTTTTCAATGAGATGGCAAGAATGATATCCAATATCTGCTTTTCAGTGTAGCCCTCAGCCAGAAACTCCTTTACTTTAT from Legionella quinlivanii encodes:
- a CDS encoding Lpg1974 family pore-forming outer membrane protein, whose translation is MKQYVTGMLLLSVLTTASAGDMGPQQSSSPCCRWTIGGELSYLRPDGAMIDYATEMVFVTPTVVAAHGSYVNPSYEPSWSAFVKYNWTPQADIQFRTTHFDHEFGSSVTIPDSLLVVNSTLVSDFFGGAAGKVLFDLDNYELSIGANINASQSGWRLRPYTGLHYVEENDRLIQRFYRSDAAFVHYLTSRFRGIGPIIGLESHYPLFDRLTLKNDFTLGFLIGDADMRTMGDINDAPIQPITYIDFKNFDRERLVPYGFLDIGLQYDLPLGAYEAGINGGFKVIYYDDIHGRRAGTGPNDPLRLNYVTYYGPYIGVQIRA
- a CDS encoding rod shape-determining protein, translated to MFRKLRGVFSNDLSIDLGTANTLIYVRDKGIVLNEPSVVALRNESGQKRVAAVGLEAKRMLGRTPGNINAIRPMKDGVIADFFVTEKMLQHFIHKVHENRFLRPSPRVLVCVPCGSTQVERRAIRESAMGAGAREVFLIEEPMAAALGSGMPVEEASGSMVVDIGGGTTEVAIISLSGIVYHQSVRIGGDKFDDAIVSYVRRNYGTLIGETTAERIKHEIGSAFPSRDLFEIEVRGRNLAEGVPRSFTLTSAEILEALQEPLSGIVGAVRAALELAPPELAADIAERGMVLTGGGALLKNMDTLLMEETGLPVLVAEDPLTCVARGGGKALETMDLRGGDFLSTE